The Fervidobacterium pennivorans DNA segment GTATCGTTGCACCGCGTTCCATTTTCTCAAGGATGTATCTTTTAATCTCATCCACTTTTTTTGAGATAATCATCATCGTTACGGAGAGTTCAAGGCCTTTGAGCACAAAGTCAATGGTGATACCATTTATAATTATCGCAAGCAACGCATACATGGCGATTCTCGCGTTGAACGCAAATCCTGCAAATATACCTATAGCGAAATCAACCATAAGTAGCGTTGTCCCTATCGGCGTGTGGAAATATTTCGAAATTATCTTTGCTATAATATCCGTGCCACCCGTTGATGAGTTGTTCGCAAACGCTATAGCCATACCGATGGATGCTAATACGTTACCAAAAAACACAGCAAGCATTAAATCTTCACCAGTATATTTCGGAATATTTATTATTCTGTCAAACAAATCGACAAAGAAGTTCAAAGCAAACGTTGAGTATATCGTCTTGAAACTGAAATCTTTACCAACAAGTAAAAAGCCTAACACGAAGAGGACAACGTTAATGATGTACATCCAAATGCCCACAGGAACGGTGGAAATCAACTTGTGCAGAATCATTGCCATACCACTCGCGCCACCTGCTGCGATGTTGTTTGGAATGAAGAATATCACTAGTCCAAGCGCGGTTAACATAACACCTACCGTAGAAAGCACATACTCTTTTATCTGTTCTTTCAAATCGAAATCTTTCGAAAACTTAACCATATCCTTTCCCTCCTCGTATAATAAGTTCGGTAAAAATTAAAATTGGTCTTTGAAAATTGAATGCATATTTTTTAACACCTCTGGTAAAATAGTTTCAGGTTGCCCCTCCTTGAGACTTTGTTCTCTTAAATAAGATTGCCTAACTAGAGTACAGCTTTTTACTTGCCGGAAAATGTTTTGCCTCGTTTTCTTATGTACCGCGAGGTTGTAAGGCTGTACTCAATCCGGAGGTGATTCCTTTGGCTATTTTAGCTATTGATGTCTCAAAGAACTATCTTTCTTTCTTTTCTGATTTCATCGGTAGTGGGACTGTTGAGAACTCTCCTCAAGGTATTGTTGAACTTTTTAACAAAGCTTTTGCTTCTTCTTCCGATTTTTCTCTTGTCCTTGAATCAACTGGTGTTTTTTCTTTTAATGTCGCTAACTTCTTCTTTCAAAACAACGTACCTGTCTTTTGGGTTAAAACTGATAACATTAAGCTCTATCGCAAAATTCTCAATCGTCCTAAAACTGACAAAATCGATGCTGAACTTATTTTCTCTATCGCTTCTAAATTTCCTGAGTCTTTAGTCCCTTTTGTCAATAACTCATATATCATCTCTGAGCTTCGTAATCTCACCAGACTTTATTTAAAGTTCAACGAAGATATCGCTCGATTGAAACTTAGGCTCTATTCGTATGTTTCTCTTTATTTCCCTAAACTTGACTTTAAACTAAATAAGACTTTCGAATGCCTGCTTAAAGATTATACAATCGAAGAAATCGCAAACATGCCAATTGAAGAGTTATTTGAATATATTGCGAAAATTTCCAGACACAATGTCTCTTCACAAGTCTTAGCAGAAAAACTCCAAACTCTTGCTAAAGATGCCTTGAGGTTGTCTGTTAATCCTTCAAACACTCTGAGAATATCTATTGTTTCCACTATCGATTTGATACAGCACTATGAAAAACAAATCGAACTAGTAAAGAAAGAAATAAGTAAATTACTTAAAGTAATTTCGAACACACTAACAACAGTCAAAGGGATAGGAGAAATAACTGCAGCTGGAATTATAGCCGAAATAGGAGACATCAATCGTTTCGAAAAAGCCTCAGCGTTAGCATCATACGCAGGGCTTGTATGGACAATCAATCAAAGTGGAAATTACAAATCAGAAAACAACCAACTAACGAAAAAAGGGAACAAGTATCTAAGAACATACCTAGTAATGGCAGCGAACGGAGTAAAGACATACGATCCTGTATACAAAGAATATTATCGCAAAAAGTACGCAGAAGCAACAACACACAAACACATGAGAGCGCTAATATTAACTGCAAGGAAATTAGTAAATTTAGTGTATTATTTACTAAAGAACAACGTACCGTATGTACCGATGAAATAGGTAAAAAGAACGAAATCAAGTATGTGAAGAATGAAAGTGAAATATTAAGTTATTGAAAGTCAAAGTGTTGACTAGGTTTTTTATTTTTCTATTTTTTCTCCTCTTGACTTATTACCGGAAATCTTCCTTGCCATATTTTTTGTTTTTTCCTTTTTACTTCTGCATTTTCCGTGATATGATTATATCAGAACAACCTAAAAGTTCAAATTTATCAAAAGGAGAGGCTAAGTTGGTCTTAAAATTAAAAAACATCAACGTATCTTACGCAAGTAAGCAAACACTGAAGAATATTTCAACATCTTTCGAAACTGGAGAAATTGTCATGATAATAGGAGCAAACGGCTCTGGGAAATCAACTTTGCTGAAAGTTCTCGCCGGACTAATAGATTACAATGGTGAAATCATTCTTCCTGAAGGGATAAACGATGTATCTGAAATCACGGGGTACGTTTTCCAAAACCCTGAGACCCAAATCATCGGTTCAACCGTTTGGGAAGACGTGATATTTGGATTGGAAAACATAGGCCTCGACAGAAAGGAAATGGAAACAAGGGCAAACTATGTTTTAAATCTTTTGGAACTCGCAGAGTTGAAAGATGTAGACCCCTACTATCTGTCTGGTGGGCAAAAGCAAAGGCTTG contains these protein-coding regions:
- a CDS encoding energy-coupling factor ABC transporter ATP-binding protein; amino-acid sequence: MVLKLKNINVSYASKQTLKNISTSFETGEIVMIIGANGSGKSTLLKVLAGLIDYNGEIILPEGINDVSEITGYVFQNPETQIIGSTVWEDVIFGLENIGLDRKEMETRANYVLNLLELAELKDVDPYYLSGGQKQRLAIASVLALQPEFLLLDEVTAMLDKNGKREVVEAVVKLKEAGKGIIIATHELNLFSPYADRCIYIDGGTVVFDGNPNDGIKLYREKVHREFTTKAINL
- a CDS encoding IS110 family RNA-guided transposase yields the protein MAILAIDVSKNYLSFFSDFIGSGTVENSPQGIVELFNKAFASSSDFSLVLESTGVFSFNVANFFFQNNVPVFWVKTDNIKLYRKILNRPKTDKIDAELIFSIASKFPESLVPFVNNSYIISELRNLTRLYLKFNEDIARLKLRLYSYVSLYFPKLDFKLNKTFECLLKDYTIEEIANMPIEELFEYIAKISRHNVSSQVLAEKLQTLAKDALRLSVNPSNTLRISIVSTIDLIQHYEKQIELVKKEISKLLKVISNTLTTVKGIGEITAAGIIAEIGDINRFEKASALASYAGLVWTINQSGNYKSENNQLTKKGNKYLRTYLVMAANGVKTYDPVYKEYYRKKYAEATTHKHMRALILTARKLVNLVYYLLKNNVPYVPMK
- a CDS encoding YitT family protein, with the protein product MVKFSKDFDLKEQIKEYVLSTVGVMLTALGLVIFFIPNNIAAGGASGMAMILHKLISTVPVGIWMYIINVVLFVLGFLLVGKDFSFKTIYSTFALNFFVDLFDRIINIPKYTGEDLMLAVFFGNVLASIGMAIAFANNSSTGGTDIIAKIISKYFHTPIGTTLLMVDFAIGIFAGFAFNARIAMYALLAIIINGITIDFVLKGLELSVTMMIISKKVDEIKRYILEKMERGATILKAQGAYSGRDIDVLYVALKRRELGEVLNVIRHIDPEAFVIVTEARYVLGEGFRRIDKVV